The following proteins are co-located in the Cyprinus carpio isolate SPL01 chromosome B19, ASM1834038v1, whole genome shotgun sequence genome:
- the LOC109113604 gene encoding uncharacterized protein LOC109113604, translating to MRRNQDQVERESQSSQSYEHRTGLFTMRNLILTWTFLFILHLTKEDTSVQKLSAPEKHFLVLMCSDASYVNWSHGLERMIASRQRKQVSYLDQSKHQLLEDGQLSIKDLQESDAGEYYCNHQLVADITVLKGHNFTVPEGTTVYLPCKTSNKMKQRWAFKRTPQSRKEFISTLYKNSTIKKERADPTLRFTHTTDDLIISDLQLQDSGLYLCNNREMAFLTVTTESTEIENSSPDINKYVTVAVLLALCILAMVCVGLLSVTICWKSRRRRRNIRKETGPTYIASGLQLQRMSNEGPWMLDTHEDAGEIQYASLGGQHWKQTDRQLSSRQHVIYSTLTTS from the exons atgagaaGGAATCAGGATCAAGTGGAAAGAGAGTCACAGTCTAGTCAGTCATATGAACACAGGACTGGTTTATTCACCATGAGAAACCTTATTCTAACCtggacatttctctttattttacatCTGACCAAAGAGGACACTTCAG TGCAAAAGCTGAGTGCCCCAGAAAAGCATTTTCTTGTGCTGATGTGTTCTGACGCTTCATATGTTAACTGGAGCCATGGGCTGGAAAGGATGATCGCCTCTAGACAAAGAAAGCAGGTGTCTTACCTGGACCAAAGCAAACACCAGCTGCTTGAAGATGGCCAGCTCTCCATTAAAGACCTGCAGGAATCAGACGCAGGAGAATATTACTGCAACCATCAGCTAGTGGCAGATATCACTGTGCTCAAAG gtCATAACTTTACAGTTCCTGAGGGCACAACTGTTTATCTTCCATGTAAGACATCTAATAAAATGAAGCAGAGATGGGCATTCAAACGCACTCCTCAGTCCAGAAAAGAGTTCATCTCCACGCTTTATAAAAACAGCAccataaagaaagagagagctgaTCCAACATTAAGATTCACTCACACCACAGATGACCTGATTATCTCAGATCTCCAGCTGCAGGACTCTGGGCTTTATCTGTGCAACAACAGAGAGATGGCTTTCCTTACGGTGACCACAG AATCGACTGAAATTGAAAACAGCAGTCCAGATATAAATAAATACG TGACAGTGGCCGTCCTGCTGGCTTTGTGCATACTGGCGATGGTTTGTGTTGGCCTTCTGTCGGTGACGATCTGCTGGAAAAGCAGGAGAAGGAGAAGAAACATTAGAAAAGAAACAG ggccgACATACATTGCATCAGGTCTACAATTACAAAGGATGTCAAATGAAG GCCCCTGGATGTTGGACACTCATGAGGATGCA GGGGAAATCCAGTACGCGTCTCTGGGTGGGCAGCACTggaagcagacagacagacagctgagcagcagacagcatgTCATTTACTCCACATTGACCACGTCATGA
- the LOC122140773 gene encoding uncharacterized protein LOC122140773 — MSIFKVILLVSISTQCHADTVNMSVRLEQNVTLPCFLNSSSEMAWYRLSSEKITLLISAARGNLKKEDLVTYYNENGSHFGLEADRRLDSVSLVIAGVRESDLGLYYCALGVSAKTMRFGTAVRLTFADAEQQRSSDSVGCRTLLVCACVMCGFCSILCVCVLCYRQGSSRVSCTSCVSENSNIKAAQVQYASLRFLRRSRAAPPAPVNVTYAAITNHTS; from the exons ATGAGCATTTTCAAAGTTATCCTTTTAGTCA GCATCAGCACACAGTGTCACGCAGACACGGTGAATATGAGCGTCCGGCTGGAGCAGAATGTCACTCTGCCCTGCTTCCTGAACTCCAGCTCTGAGATGGCATGGTATCGACTGAGCTCTGAGAAGATTACTTTACTCATATCTGCAGCAAGAGGAAACCTTAAAAAAGAAGATTTAGTTACTTACTATAATGAGAATGGAAGTCACTTTGGGCTGGAAGCAGACAGGAGGCTTGACTCGGTCAGCCTGGTGATCGCTGGGGTCAGAGAGTCGGATCTGGGGCTGTACTACTGCGCTCTTGGTGTCAGTGCAAAGACGATGCGCTTTGGGACTGCTGTCCGACTCACATTTGCAG ATGCTGAACAGCAGCGTTCGTCAGATAGTGTGGGCTGCAGGACGCTCTTGGTCTGTGCTTGTGTCATGTGTGGGTTTTGCAGTATTCTCTGCGTGTGTGTGCTCTGTTACAGGCAAG gTTCTTCCAGGGTCTCCTGCACCAGCTGCGTGTCAGAAAACTCAAATATCAAG GCAGCACAAGTACAGTACGCCAGTCTCCGGTTCCTCAGACGGTCTAGAGCCGCGCCTCCCGCTCCAGTCAACGTGACATACGCAGCTATAACCAACCACACGTCCTGA